One stretch of Nocardia fluminea DNA includes these proteins:
- a CDS encoding LysR family transcriptional regulator → MLDVRKLRLLRELAHRGTIAAVAEALSYTPSAVSQQLTALEREAGVPLLERSGRRVTLTPAAQLLVGHTETILAALEHADAELSCTRDELAGTLRIGTFPTAARTLLSPALVTLSTDHPRLELTVSEIDPADIPNALRAGTLDIALTHDYDLVPADTDPSLQTEPLHTETVYLATLTPVPAEDSLAAHRQSPWIAGTPGTLCHTLTIRACQATGFTPHIRHHADDFDTVLTLVAAGAGTAIVPALALYAPPEQITLTPLPIRRHTHLAYRNGTGLHPAIHAARLALHAAA, encoded by the coding sequence ATGCTCGATGTCCGCAAACTTCGCTTGCTCCGCGAACTCGCCCACCGCGGCACCATCGCCGCGGTCGCCGAGGCGCTCAGCTATACGCCCTCGGCGGTCTCCCAGCAGCTCACCGCCCTCGAACGCGAAGCGGGTGTCCCGCTGCTCGAACGCTCTGGCCGGCGCGTCACTCTCACCCCTGCCGCCCAGCTCCTCGTCGGACACACCGAGACGATCCTGGCCGCCCTCGAACACGCCGACGCCGAACTGTCCTGCACCCGCGATGAGCTGGCAGGAACCCTGCGCATCGGCACCTTCCCGACCGCGGCGCGCACCCTGCTGTCCCCCGCCCTCGTCACCTTGAGCACCGACCATCCTCGTCTGGAACTCACCGTCTCCGAGATCGACCCTGCCGACATCCCGAACGCCCTGCGCGCGGGCACCCTGGATATCGCGCTCACCCACGACTACGACCTGGTTCCCGCCGACACGGACCCCTCTTTGCAAACCGAGCCGCTGCACACCGAAACCGTCTACCTCGCCACGCTGACCCCCGTGCCCGCCGAGGATTCACTGGCAGCCCACCGCCAATCCCCCTGGATCGCGGGCACCCCCGGCACCCTGTGCCACACCCTGACGATCCGAGCCTGCCAGGCAACAGGATTCACCCCCCACATCCGCCACCACGCCGACGACTTCGACACCGTCCTGACCCTCGTCGCCGCGGGCGCAGGCACCGCGATAGTCCCCGCCCTCGCCCTCTACGCACCCCCCGAACAGATCACCCTCACTCCCCTACCCATCCGCCGCCACACCCACCTGGCCTACCGCAACGGCACCGGTCTCCACCCGGCGATCCACGCCGCTCGCCTCGCCCTGCACGCCGCGGCCTAG
- a CDS encoding GntR family transcriptional regulator, whose amino-acid sequence MADEPAKKSLRDRAYEELRDRIIDLRLSPGQRLVERDLATELAISRIPLREALQMLEREGLVVIVPRQGAIVAPFTVTDVRDLFDVRESLEVLAARLAAERAEPADLAALRAQLSAARQATTRGDQAAIAAANAGFHAVIVEVSGNPLLQSLLRPLESRVRWLFHLTKERDPGTQCDEHEALYAAIAANDPDAAAEIAYRHVASGREPSLALSAKWSMPAIDPVSATRTRQRGKSA is encoded by the coding sequence GTGGCAGACGAACCGGCGAAGAAATCGCTGCGGGATCGGGCCTACGAGGAGCTGCGCGACCGGATCATCGATCTGCGCTTGAGCCCCGGTCAGCGGCTGGTGGAACGCGACCTCGCGACCGAGCTGGCCATCTCGCGGATCCCCCTGCGCGAGGCACTGCAGATGCTCGAACGCGAAGGTCTGGTCGTGATCGTGCCGAGGCAGGGCGCGATCGTGGCCCCGTTCACGGTGACCGACGTGCGCGATCTGTTCGATGTCCGCGAGAGTCTCGAAGTCCTCGCCGCGCGCCTGGCCGCCGAACGCGCCGAACCGGCCGATCTCGCTGCCCTGCGCGCGCAGCTGAGCGCGGCCCGCCAGGCCACCACCCGAGGCGATCAGGCCGCGATCGCCGCCGCCAACGCGGGCTTTCACGCCGTCATCGTCGAGGTCTCCGGCAACCCACTGCTGCAATCGTTGCTGCGTCCCTTGGAATCCCGGGTCCGCTGGCTGTTCCACCTGACCAAGGAACGCGACCCCGGCACCCAATGCGACGAACACGAAGCCCTGTATGCCGCGATCGCCGCCAACGACCCCGACGCGGCCGCCGAAATCGCGTACCGCCATGTAGCTTCCGGCCGGGAGCCCAGCCTGGCTCTGTCTGCGAAGTGGTCCATGCCCGCCATCGACCCCGTCTCGGCCACCCGCACCCGCCAGCGGGGCAAAAGCGCCTGA
- a CDS encoding BMP family protein produces MHKSTRRAIAFGSAALAAAALLSACGSADTTASGGTLKVGVFFPGSLSDTGFMQSGYLGYQRIADALGDKVELSKVEQVAASDYQQALVRFASTNDLVISLGGQTDADVRKVAPQFPNVKFVEIGGPADAEPLANLAYYDPQQAEAEFLSGAVSAAGSKTGTVAFVGGVELPAIVNAANAFGNGARFAVPEAKVLTPQYVGDFNDPAKAKQAALADYGAGAGTLGQIVNLGKAGMEQAATQAGATMVGGPIPGDCTNPAYLGYVHTDIGAEVEFAVKAVLDNSWKAENVRFGLTSPNDGTDFVLCSKDPAVADALAKAKTALSTGAVKPY; encoded by the coding sequence GTGCACAAGTCCACTCGGCGCGCGATCGCCTTCGGCTCGGCCGCCCTCGCCGCCGCTGCCCTCCTGTCGGCCTGCGGTTCCGCCGACACCACCGCGTCGGGCGGCACACTGAAGGTCGGCGTGTTCTTTCCCGGCTCGCTCTCGGACACCGGCTTCATGCAGTCGGGATACCTCGGCTACCAGCGCATCGCCGACGCCCTCGGTGACAAGGTCGAACTCAGCAAGGTCGAACAGGTCGCGGCCAGCGACTACCAGCAGGCGCTGGTCCGTTTCGCCTCGACCAACGACCTGGTGATCTCCCTCGGCGGTCAGACCGACGCCGACGTGCGCAAGGTCGCGCCGCAGTTCCCGAACGTGAAGTTCGTCGAGATCGGCGGACCGGCCGACGCCGAGCCACTGGCCAACCTCGCCTACTACGACCCGCAGCAGGCCGAGGCCGAATTCCTCAGCGGCGCAGTGTCGGCGGCGGGGTCGAAGACGGGCACGGTGGCATTCGTCGGCGGCGTCGAACTGCCCGCGATCGTCAACGCCGCCAACGCCTTCGGCAACGGCGCCCGGTTCGCCGTGCCCGAAGCGAAGGTGCTCACCCCGCAGTATGTCGGCGACTTCAACGACCCCGCCAAGGCCAAGCAGGCCGCACTGGCCGACTACGGCGCCGGTGCGGGCACGCTCGGCCAGATCGTCAACCTGGGCAAGGCGGGCATGGAGCAGGCCGCGACCCAGGCCGGCGCCACGATGGTCGGCGGTCCGATTCCCGGCGACTGCACCAACCCCGCGTACCTGGGCTACGTGCACACCGACATCGGCGCCGAGGTCGAGTTCGCGGTGAAGGCCGTGCTCGACAACTCGTGGAAGGCCGAGAACGTGCGCTTCGGGCTGACCTCGCCCAATGACGGCACCGATTTCGTGTTGTGCAGCAAGGACCCCGCGGTCGCCGATGCCCTCGCGAAGGCGAAGACCGCCCTGTCCACCGGCGCGGTCAAGCCGTACTGA
- a CDS encoding ABC transporter ATP-binding protein: MSTPALTLHGVGKRFGDVQALHDVDVTVESGTVHCILGENGAGKSTLCNLVFGGYQPDSGRIQLGGKDFRPDSPAAAMASGVAMVHQHFSLVTTMTVAENLLLTQHGLRSRRTELTDRLDEIAQRYRLRVDLDQQVATMPVGARQKVEIVKALLRDPALILLDEPTGVLDPAEIDALIDTCRAIAADGKAVILVTHKLGEVARVADAATVLRRGTVAGGGRMSNTTIAGLLTAMVGRTAADLDPSVAATIGLDPADAARPIGVPVSNTETDSPARALTDEPIIDRGTASAPSSARLVPSADSVSPAPVLTIDRVTVHRADGSAALDDARLVVRPGEIVGIAGVEGNGQSELVAVLAGGTSVSGGRVTLADTDITTASPATRTALGLGVVPEDRHRDAMVAEMTLAENLFLGQLGRFRRFGLLDKQAMGRAAQAELDRFDVRAAGPWVPMGSLSGGNQQKVVLARELSAANLRCLVAAQPTRGLDIGAVDFVLTQLRRAAADGCGVLVVSSEVPELLALCDRVFVAYRGALAGPVETADPAAAQQISELMMGVAP, from the coding sequence ATGAGCACTCCCGCATTGACCCTGCACGGGGTCGGTAAGCGCTTCGGTGACGTGCAGGCGCTCCACGATGTGGACGTCACCGTCGAATCCGGCACCGTCCATTGCATTCTCGGCGAGAACGGCGCGGGCAAGTCCACGCTGTGCAACCTCGTCTTCGGCGGCTACCAGCCCGACAGCGGGCGTATACAACTGGGTGGCAAGGACTTCCGGCCCGACTCGCCCGCCGCCGCGATGGCGTCCGGCGTGGCCATGGTGCATCAGCACTTCAGCCTCGTCACCACCATGACCGTCGCGGAGAATCTGCTGCTCACCCAGCACGGACTCCGGTCGCGTCGCACAGAGCTCACCGACCGGCTCGACGAGATCGCGCAACGCTACCGCCTGCGCGTCGACCTCGACCAGCAGGTCGCGACCATGCCGGTCGGCGCCAGGCAGAAAGTCGAGATCGTCAAGGCACTGCTGCGCGATCCGGCGCTGATCCTGCTCGACGAACCGACGGGAGTGCTCGATCCGGCCGAGATCGACGCGTTGATCGACACCTGCCGCGCCATCGCCGCCGACGGTAAGGCGGTGATCCTGGTGACGCACAAACTCGGCGAGGTGGCCAGGGTCGCCGATGCCGCGACCGTGCTGCGCCGCGGCACGGTCGCCGGTGGCGGGCGGATGTCGAACACCACCATCGCCGGGTTGCTCACCGCGATGGTGGGGCGTACCGCTGCCGACCTCGACCCGAGCGTCGCCGCGACCATCGGCCTGGATCCCGCCGACGCGGCGCGCCCCATCGGCGTTCCGGTGTCGAACACCGAAACGGATTCACCTGCGCGGGCTCTCACCGACGAGCCCATCATCGATCGCGGCACCGCGTCGGCGCCATCGAGCGCCCGCCTCGTACCGTCCGCCGATTCCGTCTCTCCCGCGCCGGTTCTCACCATCGACCGCGTCACCGTGCATCGTGCCGACGGCAGCGCCGCCCTCGACGACGCGCGCCTGGTCGTGCGGCCCGGCGAGATCGTCGGGATCGCCGGTGTCGAAGGCAATGGGCAGAGCGAACTCGTCGCGGTCCTCGCTGGCGGCACCTCGGTGAGCGGTGGCCGGGTGACCCTCGCCGATACCGATATCACGACCGCGAGCCCCGCGACCCGAACCGCGCTCGGCCTCGGCGTGGTGCCAGAGGATCGGCACCGCGATGCGATGGTCGCCGAGATGACCTTGGCGGAGAACCTCTTCCTCGGCCAACTGGGTCGCTTCCGGCGTTTCGGCCTGCTCGACAAGCAGGCGATGGGTCGCGCCGCCCAGGCCGAACTCGACCGCTTCGATGTGCGCGCGGCCGGACCGTGGGTGCCGATGGGCTCACTCTCGGGTGGCAATCAGCAGAAGGTGGTACTGGCCCGCGAACTGTCCGCCGCGAATCTGCGCTGCCTCGTCGCCGCCCAGCCGACTCGCGGGTTGGACATCGGCGCAGTCGATTTCGTACTCACCCAGTTGCGTCGCGCGGCCGCTGACGGCTGCGGGGTGCTGGTGGTGTCGAGCGAAGTGCCGGAATTGCTGGCGCTGTGCGACCGGGTGTTCGTCGCGTATCGCGGCGCCCTCGCGGGCCCGGTGGAGACCGCCGATCCCGCAGCGGCACAACAGATCAGCGAGTTGATGATGGGAGTGGCGCCATGA
- a CDS encoding ABC transporter permease — protein sequence MSAGPNPTSLRDWAHHPIVVAGAAMLAAGVIGLILAAVAGAAPSATVTALWEGMFGSDYAIGASLNVAATLMLVAVGFTIAHRAGLVNVGGEGQICAGGIAATAIGTTLTGTPAAITLPAVLIGAAAAGWLWAAIAAYLRVARGTSEIITTLLLNFVGLALVLLVVHEPALLRQPVTSSETLPQSEQLTAAAHLPLLGIERSPATIALWIAVVAAFGTAILVRRTALGTRLRAVGLNPDAAARLGLPVQRLRFLSLSAAGTFSGLAGGLLVATAPFVLAEGFSSGYGFSGLVVGLLARGSLAAVVAVSLLLGFLVSGGINLQLAANVPASTISVVESLMIVFIAGAAVWTYRRRKAEPSASPPVASVDTAELAGAPR from the coding sequence ATGTCCGCGGGGCCAAATCCGACGAGCCTGCGCGACTGGGCACACCACCCGATCGTCGTCGCCGGCGCGGCGATGCTCGCGGCGGGGGTGATCGGTCTGATTCTGGCCGCTGTCGCCGGCGCGGCGCCGAGCGCCACGGTGACAGCACTGTGGGAGGGCATGTTCGGCAGCGACTACGCGATCGGCGCCTCGCTCAATGTCGCGGCGACTCTCATGCTGGTGGCGGTCGGCTTCACCATCGCGCACCGCGCCGGGTTGGTCAATGTCGGTGGTGAGGGCCAGATCTGTGCCGGCGGCATCGCCGCCACCGCGATCGGCACCACCCTCACCGGTACCCCCGCGGCGATCACTCTGCCCGCGGTGCTGATCGGGGCGGCAGCCGCGGGCTGGCTGTGGGCCGCCATCGCGGCGTACCTGCGGGTCGCCCGCGGCACCAGCGAGATCATCACCACGCTGCTGCTCAACTTCGTCGGGCTCGCGCTGGTGCTGCTCGTCGTGCACGAGCCCGCGCTGCTGCGCCAGCCGGTGACCTCCTCGGAGACGCTGCCGCAGTCCGAACAGCTCACCGCGGCCGCGCATCTGCCGCTGCTCGGCATCGAACGCTCCCCCGCGACCATCGCCCTGTGGATCGCCGTGGTGGCCGCGTTCGGCACCGCGATCCTGGTGCGCCGCACCGCACTCGGCACCCGATTGCGTGCGGTCGGGCTCAATCCCGACGCGGCGGCGCGGCTCGGACTGCCGGTGCAGCGGCTGCGCTTCCTGAGTCTGTCGGCGGCGGGCACCTTCTCCGGCCTCGCGGGCGGGTTGCTCGTGGCGACGGCGCCGTTCGTGCTCGCCGAAGGGTTCTCCTCCGGCTACGGATTCTCCGGTCTGGTCGTCGGCCTGCTGGCACGTGGCTCATTGGCCGCCGTCGTCGCGGTGTCGCTGCTGCTCGGCTTCCTCGTCTCCGGCGGGATCAACCTGCAACTGGCCGCGAATGTGCCCGCGTCGACCATCTCGGTCGTGGAGTCGCTGATGATCGTGTTCATCGCGGGCGCCGCCGTCTGGACCTATCGCAGACGCAAGGCCGAACCTTCCGCATCACCACCGGTCGCCTCGGTGGACACCGCCGAACTGGCAGGAGCGCCGCGATGA